One Bombus fervidus isolate BK054 chromosome 5, iyBomFerv1, whole genome shotgun sequence DNA window includes the following coding sequences:
- the LOC139987470 gene encoding uncharacterized protein isoform X1 has translation MQNWNQWQLSAGAVATPMPQPPVGYAVPGTDPTAMMQAYMQYYNQPAPSGYTAEQWAAAQQQNWAQWQQWQQQYQQWQAQYGEKYQETMKHMSAQNMNLANQVSQLPIVQPPPPLPKEDTKPPLPPNNMNTYQFTSMPPPHQNNLPLFPVKQNANTPMQQTNIQNCPQNPPLPPNQPPLPPENNNSSKENNSLNGKRSNSIGSESNSVKKLKIEDEELTEAEKTFDAQFKQWEEQFNKWKQQNANHPDKTQYKQYEAKWTSWREKLIERREQMRRKREQQKQTVVKVDVEKNKGSSGDDKILNILSSTENQGLINNLLGIGKTLGLTAKQSINVPPPPPPPPATETVASNIQTATSSQVSQSSTTQLPVMNMMSSNMTSSPWNSQQWTAQYNAGVNVSNFSNFQAMTGVPPPPFNMPPTQMPPPNFTQPPPNFPAIPNFSQPPPGFVSNDSRQNHNVRPPVPPNMQGRPPSFGMNTGKGPDSNLIHNERQNQPGSMNNFDSVGHQGNFGINDAGHQKEGIPAERFGPDSINDQQGNQFRNDMFGQRNENYKLNDERVSEAEQFRREDRNYQEHGNNQFNQQKMNFNNDRFASGNDRFGPGNSRFGPTNDRFGPGNDRFGMTNDRFGPGDNRFVVGNDRFGPGGDRLGQGTEPVNDRFGTNNNRFGPNNEPYGPGGDRFNRNSMDRFDQKDVVDNRRDNFLNVSRGFSRNNQFEPPDKFAPELKKLMEKRRAAMDVFKPSYFDSDKSSSVSSLSESFKKITGDSPFMKSAGNQNLGPRGSSNFGPGAPGNFRIPGDFKLHGNPDFGPRALLGIVRNNSFDSRDSFKGSNSSSQQMQDLMHTEPRSEMVNIGNDTNVKNEVKNESTTAVEQVAVNNSKSTEQNVDNAQKDSSENYSIQKDIPLLEKPPWVNAQLPEDSLLQKDSIKEEEIPSTNYSSSEQDPQNAFKEQTEVKQELSNNDSENTEKKPEVLPFMGENDLKPEDLNMEPPPELPNLGPVLTDTNEPTDSVQRTDEPYDGKESSLKSFVSNTESFEPRGPFDSTFGPRGMPFRPSTPFLSPRGPNNVRFPMFDPPFNSSGPNPYSLGPRGPNDVQFGPRALNDGQFDPRGPSDGQFGPRASNNAQFGPRGLGDGQYGPRGTGDGQYGPRGTGDGQYGPRGTGDGQFGSRAPNDGQFGQRGPNDAQFGPRGPNDGQFGPRSVNDGIFGPRGPNDGLFGTRGPVENQFGLRAPNNVQFGPRSSNIGQFGPRYDAQLSLSRPNDGQFGPRATNDGQFGPHGPNNRPFDNRGPCDQFMPRGLNEGQPRFSGLNDRLFGSRRNDPPYQRSPGGSKGANDGQFSNRFNEKQFDNSTDGCFGSQSSNDAYFGPRGPIGSSNDTSFLSRGQPDRSFDNRQLDVRGIGELRSKGPIDNNSGSKIQGTSEISGDGGVFANNEQISIDESMQQRQFDSNDAQNSVWRQPYSKNSFGDVDQRSGRGYLDKSMLPQNESFNQSIANDIERRSPKNGNKCNVPDKRSERNMNDITVTDYKTGYTESSSGSDYTKFDNSNIYVKRPMDNRQSQVRCSAVKEFCIEKQFNYNHSGASSDKKFIEHIPAKVIDYAHTSRSSNQNHLTPVQCFDYGHGNLKPLVPEHEVYPKKDFRNWEENEQNLKDYTEKIRRYECYANKTESRHPRDYKQRRNSEEFIDDRKPERERREKEDYKAKERDDRIFDHTPDKDQDNRYDKSPIKERTRERCEPSQKETTKENDKDEDRSKGNINWQENSNKNVIDTKPSETSVTDAQHNVLESTPKTLELAKTPNCTMVDDLLCPPGRQNRPPKIAIILRGPPGSGKSFVAKLIKDKEVEQGGSAPRILSLDDYFLVEKEIESTDDNGKKVTVKEMVYEYEEAMEQSYITSLVKAFKKNITDGFFNFIILDCINEKISDYEEMWSFAKTKGFKVYVCEMEMDLQICLKRNIHNRTEDEINRIIDYFEPTPSYHQKLDVNSMLQEQAIEEVHMEDTEETQEKSPQQNEDSQDSQDDTQDTIGVSKWERMEAEDKLDRLDGLAKKKNEGKVQTMKDFLQVPDYYNMEDTSGKKRVRWADLEERKEQEKMRAVGFVVGHTNWDRMMDPTKGGSALTRTKFFSLS, from the exons atgcaaaattggAACCAATGGCAATTGTCAGCTGGTGCTGTTGCTACTCCAATGCCACAACCACCAGTTGGTTATGCTGTACCAGGAACAGATCCTACAGCTATGATGCAAGCATACATGCAGTATTATAATCAACCA GCACCTAGTGGGTATACAGCTGAACAATGGGCTGCAGCTCAACAACAAAACTGGGCTCAGTGGCAGCAATGGCAGCAACAATATCAGCAATGGCAAGCACAGTATGGGGAGAAG TACCAAGAAACAATGAAACACATGTCAGCCCAGAACATGAACTTAGCTAATCAGGTGTCACAGTTACCAATCGTACAACCTCCACCACCTCTTCCAAAGGAGGATACAAAACCGCCATTACCTCCTAATAATATGAACACATATCAATTTACAAGCATGCCTCCTCCACATCAAAACAATCTTCCATTATTTCCCGTTAAACAAAACGCGAATACACCAATGCAACaaacaaatatacaaaactGTCCTCAAAACCCCCCTTTACCTCCAAATCAGCCACCATTACCTCCTGAAAATAACAATAGtagtaaagaaaataatagtttaaatggTAAACGCAGTAATAGTATCGGTAGTGAATCTAATAGTgttaaaaagttgaaaatcgAAGATGAAGAACTAACTGAAGCCGAGAAAACATTTGACGCTCAGTTTAAACAGTGGGAGGAGCAGTTTAATAAGTGGAAACAGCAAAATGCAAATCATCCAGACAAG accCAGTATAAACAGTACGAAGCTAAATGGACATCCTGGCGAGAGAAGCTTATCGAACGACGTGAACAAATGCGTAGGAAACGCGAGCAACAAAAGCAAACTGTTGTTAAAGTAGATGTTGAAAAGAATAAAGGCTCGTCTGGTGATGATAAGATACTGAACATTCTATCCAGTACAGAAAATCAAGGATTAATCAACAATTTATTGGGTATTGGTAAAACTCTTGGCTTAACTGCAAAGCAGAGTATTAACGTACCTccaccgccaccgccgccaCCAGCAACAGAAACAGTAGCGTCTAACATTCAAACAGCAACTTCCTCTCAAGTATCACAGTCGTCGACAACTCAGCTACCAGTCATGAACATGATGTCTTCTAATATGACTTCGTCACCTTGGAATTCTCAACAATGGACAGCACAGTATAATGCAGGCGTGAACGTATCGAATTTCTCTAACTTCCAAGCTATGACTGGAGTACCTCCACCTCCATTCAATATGCCACCAACTCAAATGCCTCCACCAAACTTTACACAACCGCCGCCGAATTTTCCAGCTATACCAAACTTTTCACAACCACCGCCGGGATTTGTTAGTAATGATTCACGACAGAATCACAACGTACGACCGCCAGTTCCACCCAACATGCAAGGAAGACCTCCTTCATTCGGAATGAATACTGGTAAAGGTCCAGATAGTAATTTGATACACAACGAACGTCAAAATCAACCTGGTTCTATGAACAATTTTGACTCAGTAGGTCATCAGGGTAATTTCGGAATAAATGATGCTGGGCATCAAAAGGAAGGCATACCAGCAGAACGTTTTGGTCCAGATAGTATAAATGATCAACAAGGTAATCAATTTCGCAATGATATGTTTGGtcaacgaaatgaaaattataaattaaacgatGAACGAGTATCTGAAGCCGAACAATTTAGAAGAGAAGATAGGAACTATCAAGAACACGGAAATAACCAGTTCAATCAACAGAAAATGAACTTTAACAACGATAGATTTGCTTCTGGAAACGATCGGTTTGGGCCAGGAAACAGTCGGTTCGGTCCAACGAATGATAGATTCGGACCTGGAAACGATCGGTTTGGTAtgacaaatgatcgatttggACCTGGAGATAACAGATTCGTTGTTGGAAATGATAGATTTGGACCAGGAGGTGACAGGCTAGGACAAGGAACTGAACCTGTTAATGATCGTTTTGGAACAAACAATAATCGATTTGGTCCAAATAATGAACCTTATGGTCCTGGGGGTGATAGGTTTAATAGGAATAGTATGGATCGTTTTGACCAAAAAGACGTAGTAGATAATAGACgtgataattttctaaatgtttCAAGGGGTTTCAGTAGGAATAATCAATTTGAACCACCAGATAAATTTGCTCCAGAACTAAAGAAGCTTATGGAAAAAAGGAGAGCAGCGATGGACGTATTCAAACCAAGTTATTTTGATTCTGATAAAAGTAGCAGCGTTAGTTCACTGAGTGAAAGCTTTAAGAAGATTACAGGTGATTCTCCATTCATGAAATCTGCTGGAAACCAAAATTTGGGACCTCGTGGATCTTCTAACTTTGGACCAGGCGCACCTGGTAATTTCAGAATACCTGGAGATTTTAAGCTTCATGGAAATCCTGACTTTGGACCGCGTGCTCTTCTAGGAATTGTACGCAACAATTCGTTCGATTCGCGGGATTCATTCAAAGGATCGAATTCTAGTTCACAACAAATGCAAGATCTTATGCATACCGAACCTAGATCGGAAATGGTGAATATCGGAAACGACACGAATGTGAAGAACGAGGTTAAAAATGAATCTACTACTGCAGTAGAACAAGTTGCAGTAAATAATTCGAAATCGACTGAACAAAACGTCGATAATGCACAAAAAGACAGTTCTGAGAATTATTCAATACAGAAAGACATTCCATTATTAGAAAAACCACCTTGGGTTAACGCTCAACTTCCTGAAGATAGCTTATTGCAGAAGGATAGTATTAAGGAGGAAGAAATTCCGTCTACAAACTATAGCTCTTCAGAACAGGATCCACAGAATGCTTTCAAAGAACAAACAGAGGTAAAGCAAGAACTATCTAATAATGATAGTGAAAATACCGAGAAAAAACCTGAAGTGTTACCTTTTATGGGAGAAAATGATCTAAAACCTGAAGATTTAAATATGGAGCCACCACCTGAATTACCCAATTTAGGTCCTGTTCTTACAGACACTAATGAACCTACTGATTCTGTACAAAGAACAGATGAACCATATGATGGAAAAGAGTCTTCCTTGAAATCATTTGTAAGTAACACTGAATCTTTTGAACCAAGAGGACCTTTTGATTCTACATTTGGTCCAAGGGGAATGCCATTTAGACCAAGTACACCTTTTTTGAGTCCTAGAGGTCCTAACAATGTAAGATTTCCTATGTTTGATCCACCATTTAATTCTTCTGGTCCAAATCCGTACTCATTAGGTCCTCGTGGACCCAATGATGTACAATTTGGTCCAAGAGCTTTGAATGATGGGCAGTTTGACCCAAGAGGCCCGAGCGATGGACAGTTTGGTCCAAGAGCTTCGAATAATGCGCAATTTGGTCCTCGAGGTCTTGGTGATGGACAATATGGCCCTCGAGGTACTGGTGATGGACAATATGGCCCTCGAGGTACTGGTGATGGACAATATGGCCCTCGAGGTACTGGTGATGGACAATTTGGTTCAAGAGCTCCCAATGATGGGCAGTTCGGTCAACGGGGTCCAAATGATGCACAATTTGGCCCAAGGGGACCTAATGATGGACAATTTGGTCCTAGAAGTGTCAATGATGGAATATTTGGACCAAGAGGTCCTAATGATGGACTATTTGGGACGAGAGGTCCCGTTGAAAATCAATTCGGATTAAGAGCTCCTAATAATGTACAGTTTGGACCTAGATCTTCGAATATTGGACAATTTGGCCCCAGATATGATGCTCAGTTAAGTTTAAGCAGACCTAATGATGGACAATTCGGTCCTAGAGCGACAAACGATGGTCAATTCGGGCCCCACGGACCTAATAATAGACCATTTGATAATCGAGGTCCTTGCGATCAGTTTATGCCTAGAGGACTTAACGAAGGACAGCCAAGATTTTCAGGACTCAATGATAGACTTTTTGGTTCACGACGCAATGATCCACCTTATCAACGAAGTCCAGGTGGTTCGAAAGGTGCAAACGACGGCCAGTTTTCAAATAGatttaatgaaaaacaatTTGATAATTCTACTGATGGATGTTTTGGTTCACAGAGTTCTAATGATGCATATTTTGGTCCACGAGGTCCAATAGGTAGCTCAAATGACACTTCTTTCTTATCTCGAGGTCAACCTGACAGATCTTTTGATAATCGACAACTTGATGTCAGAGGAATTGGAGAACTTAGATCAAAAGGACCAATTGATAATAATTCTGGTTCCAAAATACAGGGTACTTCAGAAATAAGCGGTGATGGTGGAGTATTCGCTAATAATGAACAAATATCAATTGATGAAAGTATGCAACAGAGGCAATTCGATTCTAATGATGCACAGAATTCAGTCTGGAGGCAACCATACTCTAAAAACAGCTTCGGAGATGTAGATCAAAGGTCTGGAAGAGGCTATCTTGATAAATCCATGTTGCCTCAAAATGAATCATTTAATCAGAGTATAGCGAACGACATAGAACGACGATCTCCTAAGAATGGAAATAAATGTAACGTTCCTGATAAAAGATCAGAGAGAAATATGAACGATATAACGGTGACTGATTACAAGACTGGATACACAGAATCTTCATCAGGTTCTGATTATACAAAATTCGATAACTCTAATATATACGTGAAACGACCTATGGATAACAGGCAAAGCCAAGTCAGGTGTTCAGCTGTGAAAGAATTTTGTATAgagaaacaatttaattataatcataGCGGGGCTAGCAGCgacaagaaatttatcgaGCATATACCTGCTAAAGTAATAGATTACGCCCACACTTCCCGATCATCGAATCAAAATCACTTAACTCCTGTGCAATGTTTCGACTATGGACATGGCAATTTAAAACCTCTAGTGCCAGAGCATGAAGTGTACCCAAAGAAAGATTTTAGAAATTGGGAGGAGAACGAACagaatttaaaagattataCAGAGAAAATCAGGAGGTACGAATGTTATGCGAACAAAACAGAATCTAGACACCCTCGAGACTAcaaacaaagaagaaatagcGAAGAATTTATAGATGATAGAAAACCTGAAAGGGAACGCAGAGAGAAGGAGGACTATAAAGCGAAAGAACGTGATGATAGAATATTTGATCATACGCCTGACAAAGATCAAGATAACCGCTATGATAAGAGTCCCATTAAAG AAAGAACACGGGAAAGATGTGAACCGTCTCAAAAGGAAACGACTAAAGAGAATGACAAAGATGAAGACAG aTCGAAAGGAAATATAAACTGGCAGGAGAATTCGAACAAGAACGTCATAGATACAAAGCCATCAGAGACCAG TGTTACAGATGCTCAGCATAATGTGTTGGAATCTACGCCAAAAACTTTGGAATTGGCAAAAACACCGAACTGCACAATGGTGGATGACTTATTGTGCCCTCCAGGTCGTCAGAACAGACCACCAAAAATAGCTATAATTTTAAGGGGTCCACCAGGCAGTGGAAAATCTTTTGTGGCAAAACTTATTAAG GATAAGGAAGTTGAACAAGGAGGTTCTGCACCACGAATATTAAGTCTTGATGATTATTTCTTGGTAGAGAAGGAGATAGAATCCACAGATGACAACGGAAAGAAAGTTACGGTTaag GAAATGGTCTATGAGTACGAAGAAGCAATGGAGCAAAGTTACATCACATCTCTTGTTAAAgcttttaaaaagaatattaccgatggtttctttaatttcattatattggATTGTATCAACGAAAAAATATCCGATTATGAAGAAATGTGGAGTTTTGCTAAAACAAAAGGCTTCAAA gtGTATGTTTGTGAGATGGAAATGGATTtacaaatttgtttaaaaagaaatattcacaATCGTACAGAagatgaaataaatagaattatagaTTACTTTGAGCCAACTCCAAGTTATCATCAAAAATTGGATGTTAATTCTATGCTACAGGAACAAGCAATCGAAGaa GTTCATATGGAAGACACTGAAGAAACCCAGGAGAAATCTCCACAACAAAATGAAGATAGTCAAGATAGTCAAGATGATACTCAAGATACTATT GGGGTTAGCAAGTGGGAACGTATGGAAGCAGAGGACAAATTAG ATCGTTTGGATGGTcttgcaaaaaagaaaaatgaaggaaAGGTGCAAACTATGAAAGATTTCCTTCAAGTTCCTGACTATTATAATATGGAAGATACTTCTGGTAAAAAACGT GTACGTTGGGCAGATTTGGAAGAACGTaaagaacaagaaaaaatGCGCGCTGTAGGATTTGTAGTCGGTCATACAAATTGGGATCGTATGATGGATCCCACAAAAGGAGGAAGCGCCTTAACACGCACAAA GTTTTTCTCACTATCATAA